CATTGCCGGCACCGACATTCGGAAATCTTATGATCTGTGGATTTACCCGGACGGAATTAAAGCCGACAAGAGCGGATTAAACCTGTTCAACGGGCTGACCGCAGAAGCTGCCGCCCTGCTTGAGAAGGGTGAACGCGTTGTCATCATGCCTAATCCGGAGCAACTGGTGAATGCCATTGAAGGAACTTATTGCGTGGACTTCTGGTGTTACCCGATGTTCCGTTCTATCTCGGAAAGCATGAACAAGCCGGTGCCGGTTGGCACAATGGGATTGCTTATCGATCAAGAGCATCCGCTGTTTAAGCTGTTCCCGTCCGAGATGCATTCCACGGAGCCGTGGCGTCAGATTGTGGAAAACTCCCGCTCCATCATTTTGGATGGCACGGACCGGACATTGCAGCCAATGGTTCAAACGATCGATAACTTCGAGCGCAACCATAAGCTTGGAATGGCGTTCGAATGCAAGGTTGGAGCGGGAAGCCTGCTTGTCTGCGCCGTGGATGCCGAGCTGGCTGGACAAACGCTGGAGGGACGCCAGTTCCTGAACAGCCTGTACCATTACGCGAACTCCGAAGACTTTAAGCCGTCAGCAAGCCTCGAGTTGTCCAGACTGCGCGAGCTGCTGCGTTAAAAAGAATAATAAACATACAAATACGCCTGCTTCGGTTATGCCGAGGCAGGCGTATTTGTGCTGGCAGGTTCTAAGAATGTTAGAACTGATAGAGCAAGGACATAAGGATTAATATTTTAATTAGATGCAGGAGAAAGGAATGAGCAGACGATGAGCAGAAATGTAATCACAGCCCTGTTTGGGCTTGTTGCCGTGTTATGGACGTTAGGTTTCATTGTAATCCACCCCTATTCAACTTCTGCTACGAACGATATTTACTTAATCCCTGAAGGGTATGAAGGCGATATTCGAGTTAATTACAACGTTCAAGGCGCACCGGCACTACTGAAGGAAGGGGAATATGATGTTATCCCGGTTGGGGAAGACGGAATCTATAATACCTCCAAGGCCGAAATGGAATACGGAATAGTGACAGATCTCTATTTCTATGTGAACGCAGCCGGAGATTGTACTCCGGTTGATAAGCTT
This region of Paenibacillus sp. JDR-2 genomic DNA includes:
- a CDS encoding DUF6843 domain-containing protein codes for the protein MSRNVITALFGLVAVLWTLGFIVIHPYSTSATNDIYLIPEGYEGDIRVNYNVQGAPALLKEGEYDVIPVGEDGIYNTSKAEMEYGIVTDLYFYVNAAGDCTPVDKLCVCVKGNGSSEIGSRHTDLSITRTKCGEDYMVWGRQPR